In a single window of the Anaplasma platys genome:
- a CDS encoding disulfide bond formation protein B: MGSCIEENIMKRCGTFFLCSSVVALCIAYVAQYVFGLMPCKLCLFERIPYFVALIPALITICKGSKVSFFVIIASYTAGILLSVYHAGLEYGWFTDFFKCAGDLSAGTSFSDIKSSLLSGGPVISCKVPSFVFLGLSLSGWNAVYSLVCIAVGLFCFKKARDSED; the protein is encoded by the coding sequence ATGGGTAGTTGTATTGAAGAGAACATAATGAAGCGATGCGGTACGTTTTTTCTTTGTAGCAGTGTTGTTGCTCTGTGTATAGCTTATGTTGCGCAATATGTGTTTGGTTTGATGCCGTGCAAACTATGTTTGTTCGAGAGAATTCCGTATTTTGTTGCGCTAATTCCGGCGCTTATAACAATTTGCAAGGGCTCAAAGGTCTCGTTCTTTGTGATAATTGCCAGCTACACTGCAGGAATTTTGCTTTCTGTTTATCATGCAGGGTTGGAATATGGTTGGTTTACTGATTTCTTCAAGTGTGCTGGGGATTTAAGCGCAGGCACAAGCTTTTCGGATATAAAATCAAGCTTACTATCCGGTGGGCCTGTCATTTCCTGTAAAGTGCCTAGCTTTGTGTTTTTGGGGTTATCGCTGTCGGGATGGAACGCAGTATATTCCCTCGTTTGTATAGCAGTGGGGCTGTTTTGTTTCAAAAAAGCGCGGGATTCAGAAGATTAG
- a CDS encoding phosphatidylglycerophosphatase yields MLGSLFRLVLKLVSAILPVRLVNTFLGVGYLPAWQEHWASLLVLIVTHVSCYIVQGSPPSLAGAAFNSGLIIAPFFLQVALGLLVLGVVSMFIYNNERGSGESLGDAVVIQIAFGQLLTAAVSMPAVVTIYEGVIYLYNKVCIGIFMCPIWFNYFMNFTVFFVIPFVFFNLVIVIKPWPMSTLQLRYNNCVSVMSEGAVLALYSAIAMYIIAFVFLGLQVTSAIKYGQAVLYLAFTGVA; encoded by the coding sequence ATGTTGGGGTCTCTTTTTAGACTTGTTTTAAAGCTGGTAAGCGCCATACTGCCTGTGAGGTTGGTAAATACGTTTCTTGGGGTGGGCTACCTTCCGGCTTGGCAAGAGCACTGGGCTTCTCTGTTAGTGCTCATCGTAACTCACGTGTCATGCTATATTGTTCAGGGGTCTCCGCCGTCTCTTGCTGGAGCTGCATTCAACAGTGGGTTGATAATAGCGCCCTTTTTTCTACAAGTGGCACTGGGATTGCTAGTTTTGGGTGTGGTCTCCATGTTCATATACAACAACGAGCGTGGCTCGGGGGAGAGCCTGGGAGATGCGGTTGTTATTCAGATAGCGTTTGGTCAGTTACTTACAGCTGCTGTATCTATGCCTGCTGTGGTGACGATATACGAAGGCGTGATCTACTTGTACAATAAAGTTTGCATTGGGATATTTATGTGTCCCATTTGGTTCAATTACTTCATGAACTTTACGGTGTTTTTTGTGATACCCTTTGTGTTTTTTAATTTGGTTATCGTCATAAAACCGTGGCCCATGTCCACGTTGCAGCTCAGGTATAACAATTGCGTTTCCGTAATGTCTGAAGGGGCGGTGCTCGCGTTGTACTCGGCGATTGCCATGTACATAATAGCGTTTGTATTCTTGGGATTACAGGTGACTAGTGCTATAAAGTACGGTCAGGCCGTATTGTACCTCGCATTCACTGGGGTGGCATGA
- the rpmG gene encoding 50S ribosomal protein L33 gives MAKKGATLLVKLVSSADTGYFYVKKRDPKKLVQKLSFRKYDPVARRHVLFKEEKLR, from the coding sequence GTGGCTAAGAAAGGTGCTACTCTGTTGGTGAAGCTGGTGAGCAGTGCAGACACGGGCTATTTCTACGTCAAGAAGCGCGATCCCAAGAAGTTGGTTCAGAAGCTGTCTTTTCGTAAGTATGACCCTGTAGCGCGGCGGCATGTTTTGTTCAAAGAAGAAAAGCTGAGATAG
- a CDS encoding ankyrin repeat domain-containing protein — protein MTQPCVNSGTFQEYLKILIKRLNAASKFGGIVNEITRALKEHPGIAGERFLVLHNKTQRRVVFSDTLDALRDLDWKKSDLIVAHDCSVMHIPFIVGSVVYVDEVCELCEFIVRKGGDVNAKACQIIPTMGDLSPVNEHKEKSPIFYAIEKKSAPMVSKLIELSADFEHGMLDTFSQSDTVTPVMYAISETIKSYEREDGSYEVIDLLLSRVQVENVIAQMRDNKALSDIVLNFVAMVGLDLDVFPGMPMEAVKGDHVNIIELFLKSSRIFAEQLAAIKLSNKYKNMLYSRVSGRRGTSAKAVPMSSLPLSAGFHRYVESLPDLSNSSFVGRHIIFSTDIGDYATQILTLAAYYGHIEVVRWLLKNEVIDVNRANGYGYTPMHFAASMNHVDVVKLLLEAKASTASRNMPYTTSAHIAAINGAKDVLMYLHEVCPETLCEVDASGQNILHYAASCPDDKVEVVKFIVENVKELSPDSRADSKLGAEVLMTRACEEHQTRKGCEITAAEKAQIVEHIKSRGSEVDGSSPLYIAVESQNVRIAQYLIEHANCDPEKTGPGGECTALNLCTNGGTLLHMAVRTKNLDFVRKLLTYKSLDFDIKFRGKTAMDLAIVNRDRAIINLLLQDLRQCLTTTVGYRRVPYSKILSFRGLLDYQGKKILVQRVKGNRSKHNSVITASTLFICSSVLAVSLALGSNAILKLCGIGYTISWEKRVLLVVLLMVPMVAAYVIFSSVSLIKEKELRSKEKFHLATATPRPVGTRRYDSYSSTSDSVLSGASGSGGFKGLDGAEEYLADDSDPAPCVVSRRKRFNKRYDIGQKGAAGGTELLSANRDLVQYQFSSNDMPLPSSELQSCQGFSCRSVSSVSMHS, from the coding sequence ATGACACAGCCGTGTGTGAATTCTGGTACTTTCCAGGAATATCTTAAGATTTTAATCAAAAGACTGAATGCCGCGTCAAAGTTTGGTGGCATAGTCAACGAAATCACACGTGCGCTAAAGGAGCACCCGGGTATTGCTGGGGAGCGTTTTCTCGTACTACACAATAAAACCCAGCGCAGGGTGGTATTTAGTGACACATTGGACGCTCTGAGAGATTTGGATTGGAAAAAAAGTGATCTAATAGTCGCACATGACTGCAGTGTAATGCACATCCCATTTATAGTCGGTAGTGTTGTGTATGTGGATGAGGTATGTGAGCTATGTGAGTTTATTGTGCGTAAAGGGGGAGATGTAAACGCTAAGGCATGCCAGATTATCCCAACAATGGGTGACTTAAGCCCTGTAAATGAGCACAAGGAAAAATCCCCAATTTTTTATGCAATTGAAAAAAAATCTGCTCCCATGGTTTCTAAGCTTATTGAACTTTCAGCTGATTTTGAGCATGGCATGTTGGACACCTTCAGTCAAAGTGACACGGTGACCCCTGTAATGTATGCGATTTCAGAGACCATCAAGTCCTACGAGCGAGAAGACGGCTCATACGAGGTTATAGATCTCCTGCTATCAAGGGTGCAGGTCGAAAATGTTATTGCTCAGATGCGTGATAACAAGGCGCTGTCAGATATAGTGCTGAATTTTGTTGCGATGGTTGGCCTCGATCTTGACGTTTTTCCCGGCATGCCCATGGAAGCCGTTAAGGGTGACCACGTCAACATAATAGAGCTGTTCCTGAAAAGTAGCAGGATTTTTGCAGAGCAATTGGCTGCCATAAAGCTCTCAAATAAGTACAAAAATATGCTCTACAGCAGAGTTTCAGGCCGGCGGGGCACTTCAGCTAAAGCGGTGCCCATGTCTAGTTTGCCGCTATCTGCGGGTTTTCACCGATATGTGGAGTCTCTCCCCGATTTATCTAATTCCTCATTTGTTGGCAGGCACATAATCTTTTCGACTGACATAGGTGATTACGCTACGCAAATTTTAACTTTAGCCGCTTACTATGGCCATATAGAAGTTGTAAGGTGGTTGCTGAAAAATGAAGTAATAGATGTGAATAGAGCCAATGGTTATGGGTACACTCCCATGCATTTTGCTGCGTCTATGAACCACGTTGATGTGGTTAAACTTCTACTCGAGGCGAAAGCCTCAACCGCTTCGCGTAATATGCCATATACCACATCTGCTCATATAGCTGCTATCAACGGAGCCAAAGACGTTCTGATGTATCTACACGAAGTGTGTCCGGAGACTTTGTGCGAGGTAGACGCATCAGGGCAAAACATTCTTCATTATGCTGCTAGCTGTCCAGATGACAAGGTTGAGGTTGTAAAATTCATTGTTGAGAATGTAAAGGAACTGTCTCCCGATAGCAGGGCTGATTCAAAGTTAGGTGCGGAAGTACTGATGACTAGGGCCTGTGAGGAACACCAAACACGCAAAGGTTGCGAGATCACAGCTGCAGAAAAGGCACAGATAGTAGAGCACATCAAGTCACGTGGTTCTGAGGTGGATGGTAGTAGCCCACTTTATATTGCTGTGGAATCCCAAAATGTAAGGATCGCGCAGTATCTTATTGAACACGCAAACTGTGACCCAGAGAAAACAGGCCCTGGAGGAGAATGCACCGCCTTAAATCTATGCACCAATGGGGGCACTTTGCTACACATGGCGGTTAGAACCAAGAATTTGGATTTCGTGCGCAAGCTGCTCACGTATAAATCTCTGGATTTTGATATAAAGTTTCGCGGAAAAACGGCTATGGATCTTGCCATAGTCAACAGAGATCGGGCGATAATTAACTTGCTTTTGCAGGATTTGCGGCAGTGTCTGACGACTACTGTTGGCTATAGGCGTGTGCCATATTCAAAGATTTTATCCTTTCGTGGTTTGCTTGATTATCAAGGTAAGAAAATTTTGGTGCAACGAGTCAAAGGCAATAGGAGCAAACATAATTCCGTAATTACAGCAAGTACTCTCTTTATTTGTTCATCGGTTCTTGCTGTGTCTTTGGCGTTGGGCAGTAACGCAATTTTGAAGCTGTGTGGCATCGGTTATACGATATCTTGGGAGAAAAGGGTATTGTTGGTCGTATTACTAATGGTCCCTATGGTAGCGGCTTATGTCATATTCAGTAGTGTTAGTCTCATAAAGGAGAAAGAGCTACGGTCTAAGGAGAAATTTCACCTAGCTACTGCGACTCCGAGGCCTGTCGGTACCAGAAGATATGATTCTTATAGTTCGACTTCGGACTCCGTTTTGAGTGGCGCCTCTGGCTCGGGGGGTTTTAAAGGCCTGGATGGTGCAGAGGAATATCTTGCTGATGATAGCGACCCGGCGCCGTGCGTTGTTAGCAGGCGCAAGCGTTTTAATAAGCGCTACGATATCGGTCAAAAGGGTGCAGCAGGTGGTACGGAGCTGCTTTCTGCAAATCGTGACCTTGTACAATATCAGTTTTCATCTAACGATATGCCTCTGCCGAGCAGTGAGTTACAAAGTTGCCAGGGGTTCTCCTGCCGCAGCGTGTCGAGTGTTTCAATGCATTCCTAG
- a CDS encoding phosphopantetheine-binding protein, with the protein MGANGLSPNGGSSSANVSEDVRATVLEAVVDCLKLKDEQKQSLSGTTNLAKDFNLDSLDFVDLIMSLEERFSIEISDEEAQKLETIDDICKYIEGKSGAA; encoded by the coding sequence ATGGGTGCTAATGGCTTGAGTCCCAACGGGGGTTCGTCCAGCGCTAATGTGTCGGAGGATGTGAGAGCTACAGTGCTGGAGGCAGTGGTAGATTGTCTTAAGCTGAAGGATGAACAAAAACAGTCGCTCTCTGGAACGACAAATTTGGCAAAGGACTTTAATCTCGATAGCTTGGACTTCGTGGATTTGATTATGTCACTCGAGGAAAGGTTTTCCATAGAGATTTCCGACGAGGAGGCGCAAAAGCTCGAAACCATCGACGACATTTGCAAGTATATTGAGGGCAAGTCTGGCGCTGCTTAG
- the fabF gene encoding beta-ketoacyl-ACP synthase II yields MSETRRVVVTGVGLVTSFGVDTSAVWDCLVSGKSGIDTISRFDVEDLDCKIGGQIRMSGESENYVFDPTLWIDDREVKKVDYFILFGIAAADLAVKDSGVMDCTLDPGRVGVAIGSGIGGLPFIEKNITALNARGPKRVSAFFIPGSLINLLQGHISIRHGFEGYCSTVVGACASGAMALADAARAISCGTCDVVIAGGSEGAICRSAIAGFSVIKALSTKYNDSPSSASRPWDEGRDGFVMGEGAGMMVLESYEHAKRRGAKIYAELVGYGITSDAHHVTAPHPEGTGGANAMRQALKCAGLSPTSIDYINAHGTSTPVGDSVEVTAVKSVFGDHAYKLAMSSTKSSIGHLLGAAGSVEAVFSVLSMNSGVIPPTLNLHSSTEDSGVNLVPHVAQERKISHVLSNSFGFGGVNASLIFAAV; encoded by the coding sequence ATGAGTGAAACAAGAAGAGTGGTGGTTACCGGTGTTGGCTTGGTGACGTCATTTGGTGTCGATACCTCTGCCGTTTGGGATTGTTTGGTAAGTGGCAAATCAGGCATAGATACTATAAGCAGGTTCGATGTGGAAGACTTGGACTGCAAAATAGGTGGGCAAATTCGCATGAGCGGCGAGTCAGAAAACTATGTGTTCGACCCCACCCTCTGGATAGACGATCGAGAAGTGAAGAAGGTTGATTACTTCATCCTATTCGGCATAGCGGCGGCAGATCTTGCTGTTAAGGATTCAGGTGTAATGGATTGTACTCTTGACCCTGGAAGAGTCGGGGTTGCTATAGGATCTGGAATAGGTGGTCTTCCGTTTATCGAAAAAAATATCACAGCCTTGAATGCGCGTGGACCTAAAAGGGTGAGCGCATTTTTCATACCTGGAAGTCTCATCAACCTACTGCAGGGACATATATCCATACGGCACGGCTTCGAGGGTTATTGCAGTACCGTAGTGGGCGCGTGTGCGTCAGGCGCCATGGCATTGGCGGATGCTGCACGGGCTATATCCTGCGGCACTTGTGATGTGGTTATCGCTGGTGGTTCTGAGGGGGCGATTTGCCGTTCGGCTATCGCTGGCTTCAGCGTCATCAAAGCACTGTCCACGAAATATAATGATTCCCCCAGTTCGGCGTCGCGACCTTGGGATGAAGGAAGGGATGGTTTCGTAATGGGCGAAGGGGCCGGGATGATGGTGCTAGAAAGTTATGAGCATGCCAAGAGACGTGGTGCCAAAATATACGCGGAGTTAGTGGGCTATGGAATAACCTCGGACGCACATCACGTGACTGCTCCTCATCCTGAGGGAACCGGAGGCGCTAACGCGATGAGGCAGGCCCTCAAGTGTGCTGGGCTTTCCCCCACATCCATAGACTATATAAATGCTCACGGTACCTCAACTCCTGTGGGTGACAGTGTGGAGGTTACGGCTGTAAAGAGCGTGTTTGGAGATCACGCGTATAAGTTGGCAATGTCATCAACAAAGTCATCGATTGGGCATTTACTTGGAGCTGCTGGAAGCGTTGAGGCTGTTTTTTCTGTGCTGTCCATGAATAGCGGAGTCATCCCTCCTACTCTAAATCTGCACAGCTCCACTGAAGACAGTGGCGTCAACTTAGTTCCACATGTTGCGCAGGAGAGGAAAATTTCGCATGTTTTGTCAAACTCGTTCGGGTTCGGTGGGGTAAATGCATCGCTCATTTTTGCTGCAGTGTAG
- the dprA gene encoding DNA-processing protein DprA → MNTCDTKKADELISCLRLARTPKVGPVMFRKLMELFKTPTSALEALAAGECRDIKAVCSQYDAEKELDLCERIGASVISIFDPQYPKMLAHIFDPPPVITVLGNKELLSHPHILAIVGSRGASTNGQRMAFELSLALTRAGFVTVSGLARGVDSAVHSIAYKKMPTIAVVANGINVIYPRENAKLYKTIVGEGGLLVSELPFSSLPKSHLFPQRNRLISGLSMGVVVVEASRKSGSLITANLAISHGREVFAVPGSPLDEGYSGSNDLIKQGATLVENADDILNAFGIFSPQNGKSRVSAKEQTEVHHKDTPPANVQEFILRHLSTTPTNVDDLVALSRISINILLASMLELELAGKLERLPGNRVALTKKHA, encoded by the coding sequence ATGAATACTTGCGACACAAAAAAGGCTGATGAGCTGATATCCTGTCTCAGGCTGGCTAGAACCCCGAAAGTCGGCCCCGTTATGTTCCGAAAATTGATGGAATTATTCAAGACGCCAACAAGCGCTTTGGAAGCACTCGCTGCAGGGGAGTGTAGAGATATCAAGGCGGTATGTTCGCAGTATGACGCAGAGAAGGAATTGGATCTGTGTGAGAGAATAGGTGCTAGCGTTATAAGTATCTTTGACCCGCAATATCCCAAGATGTTGGCACACATATTTGATCCCCCACCAGTAATTACGGTTTTGGGTAACAAAGAGCTTCTGTCACACCCTCACATATTGGCAATTGTCGGCAGTAGAGGGGCTTCCACTAACGGACAGCGTATGGCATTTGAACTATCGCTGGCGTTGACTAGGGCGGGATTTGTTACCGTATCAGGCTTAGCCAGAGGGGTAGATAGCGCCGTGCACAGTATAGCTTACAAAAAAATGCCCACAATAGCCGTTGTCGCGAACGGGATAAACGTCATATATCCAAGAGAGAATGCCAAGCTATATAAGACTATCGTGGGTGAAGGCGGACTGCTCGTATCAGAGCTCCCCTTTTCTTCGCTGCCGAAATCGCACCTTTTTCCCCAGCGCAATAGGCTAATATCGGGGTTATCGATGGGAGTAGTCGTGGTGGAAGCTTCAAGGAAGTCAGGGTCTTTAATTACTGCTAACCTTGCTATATCCCATGGCAGGGAGGTGTTTGCCGTTCCCGGGTCACCACTTGATGAAGGATACTCCGGTAGCAATGACCTAATAAAACAAGGTGCCACTCTTGTGGAAAATGCTGATGATATTCTAAACGCATTTGGTATCTTCTCTCCACAAAATGGAAAGTCAAGAGTATCTGCAAAAGAACAAACAGAAGTTCACCATAAGGACACTCCACCCGCTAATGTCCAAGAGTTTATACTTAGACACTTAAGTACAACTCCGACTAATGTTGACGACCTGGTAGCCTTGTCCAGAATTAGCATAAACATCCTGTTGGCATCAATGCTTGAACTGGAACTTGCCGGCAAGTTAGAAAGACTACCTGGAAATAGAGTAGCTCTTACCAAAAAACACGCCTAA
- the mutL gene encoding DNA mismatch repair endonuclease MutL — translation MPIVLLNAQIINKIAAGEVVYCPASVVKELVENSIDAGAKSINVQVDKGGRNFISVSDDGCGIPCEEMETAFICHATSKLHGCDLENVRTMGFRGEGLTSIAAVARVKMVSKHVDADKAWSITFEGGEKTKNLSPGVLSCGTHVEVRDLFFATPARLKFLRTEKAEIQNMVDLLNRLAIINFSIAFSLTIVDRQVFKYSSQKALVDRLCEMKAFGDGFMEQSLEVDYMLDYIKIHGYISLPTFNRSKPGMTYTFVNNRPIHSPLILGAVKAAYSGLIPKDRHPIVVLSLDVPHSSVDVNVHPSKQEVRFQDKRLVYKAVFDALSKALSKNVYSRFTQSDGPEGRDHFAVDNFEKTYGQFSGTDTADFTATSAPMELRPDILQPSVSWPGTEGGGQRVHSDFSYAGSFKPSEIFAEEPCAHHEHVTTPHLPLSGGVGSLKGASERTGEQCSMLVNDHPLGYPVCQLFERYIVSRAKDYIVIVDQHAAHERLVCEYIKKVTEQEGIKRQVLLIPEFVELANEYEVELLSEYRGKLQNLGLVVEPLGDLTVIVREVPAIFGAVDVKALISKIVEGIVAEGEELFMQKRLSHICGTIACYGSIRSGRVMKLEEMESLLRNMESTPHSGQCNHGRPTYVKLSLSEIDRLFERT, via the coding sequence GTGCCTATAGTACTTTTGAATGCACAAATAATAAATAAAATCGCTGCCGGTGAGGTAGTTTACTGTCCAGCGAGTGTGGTTAAAGAGCTGGTCGAGAATTCCATAGATGCTGGGGCGAAAAGCATCAATGTGCAAGTCGACAAAGGGGGACGTAATTTCATTTCCGTCAGCGATGACGGGTGCGGCATACCATGCGAGGAGATGGAGACAGCCTTTATATGCCACGCGACTTCGAAACTTCACGGTTGTGACCTAGAAAACGTAAGGACTATGGGCTTTCGAGGCGAGGGGCTTACCTCAATAGCGGCTGTTGCCAGGGTAAAGATGGTCTCAAAGCATGTGGATGCTGATAAGGCATGGTCAATAACGTTTGAGGGAGGGGAGAAGACCAAGAATTTGTCACCAGGAGTGTTATCTTGTGGTACACATGTTGAAGTTAGGGATCTCTTTTTTGCCACACCAGCCAGGCTCAAGTTTTTACGCACAGAGAAAGCTGAAATCCAAAACATGGTGGACCTGCTTAATCGGTTAGCCATAATCAACTTCTCTATAGCGTTTTCACTAACCATTGTTGATCGTCAGGTCTTTAAATACTCTTCGCAGAAAGCGCTCGTGGATCGGCTGTGTGAGATGAAGGCTTTCGGTGACGGGTTTATGGAGCAGTCGTTGGAAGTAGATTACATGCTTGACTATATTAAAATCCACGGATACATCAGCCTCCCGACATTCAACAGATCAAAGCCGGGGATGACTTATACATTCGTGAATAACCGTCCCATACACAGCCCATTGATCCTAGGCGCAGTCAAGGCTGCTTACAGTGGATTGATTCCCAAGGATAGGCATCCAATAGTGGTGTTGAGCTTGGATGTTCCCCACTCTAGCGTCGATGTAAATGTGCATCCGAGTAAGCAAGAGGTGAGATTCCAGGACAAACGCTTGGTGTACAAAGCCGTGTTTGATGCTTTGAGCAAGGCTCTTTCCAAAAATGTGTATTCCAGGTTTACCCAGAGTGACGGACCTGAAGGGAGGGACCACTTTGCCGTGGATAACTTTGAGAAAACTTACGGACAGTTTTCAGGAACTGACACCGCAGACTTCACAGCTACTTCCGCGCCAATGGAGCTTCGGCCTGACATTTTGCAGCCTAGTGTTAGCTGGCCAGGAACAGAGGGCGGAGGCCAAAGAGTGCATAGCGATTTTTCCTATGCGGGTTCTTTTAAGCCCTCAGAGATTTTCGCCGAAGAACCTTGCGCTCATCACGAGCATGTTACAACGCCGCATCTGCCACTATCAGGTGGCGTGGGTTCATTGAAGGGTGCTTCTGAAAGGACAGGTGAGCAGTGTAGCATGTTGGTCAATGATCACCCCCTAGGTTACCCGGTTTGCCAGCTCTTTGAGCGGTACATAGTCTCTAGGGCGAAGGACTACATTGTTATAGTGGATCAGCATGCAGCACATGAGAGACTTGTATGTGAATACATAAAAAAGGTAACGGAGCAGGAAGGCATTAAGCGGCAGGTGCTGTTAATTCCGGAGTTTGTCGAGCTTGCCAATGAGTATGAAGTGGAGTTGCTCAGCGAATACAGGGGAAAGCTACAAAATTTGGGACTAGTGGTTGAGCCTTTGGGTGACCTTACCGTTATCGTTCGCGAAGTTCCTGCAATTTTTGGTGCCGTGGATGTTAAGGCGCTAATCTCCAAAATAGTAGAGGGAATAGTAGCGGAGGGAGAAGAGTTGTTTATGCAGAAAAGGCTTAGTCATATTTGTGGGACAATAGCCTGCTATGGTTCGATAAGAAGTGGTAGGGTTATGAAATTGGAAGAGATGGAAAGCCTACTCAGGAACATGGAAAGTACGCCGCATTCTGGACAGTGCAATCACGGCCGTCCGACGTATGTTAAATTGAGTCTGTCGGAGATTGATCGCTTGTTTGAAAGGACATAG
- a CDS encoding MotA/TolQ/ExbB proton channel family protein, which yields MEVVADSATYLHGGLSLLDMFVQSSVVVKLVMIVLVVFSMVSWAVVFKKAMVLRKHKREVEDIEVTFNSRNMNTSLREVLECSSGLVPRILQHGIRNARLLQNKKEGFHRFVDAELSRSILHLESNLELLAMIGSSAPFVGLLGSIWKIVEVLGIGPIAKATNAAALLPGISEALYTTVLALMVAIPAKIFHSIFAARVSKMSSKLGHLVYELGTFVANE from the coding sequence ATGGAAGTTGTAGCCGATTCAGCAACATACCTACACGGTGGACTCTCCCTGCTTGACATGTTTGTGCAATCCAGCGTTGTCGTTAAGCTAGTAATGATTGTGTTGGTTGTGTTTTCTATGGTTTCTTGGGCAGTAGTTTTCAAGAAGGCCATGGTTCTTAGGAAGCACAAACGAGAAGTTGAGGACATTGAAGTAACGTTTAACTCGCGCAACATGAATACCAGTCTCCGTGAGGTATTAGAGTGCAGTTCTGGTCTCGTGCCAAGAATACTACAGCATGGGATCAGAAACGCAAGGTTACTTCAGAACAAGAAAGAAGGATTTCACCGGTTTGTCGATGCCGAACTTAGTAGATCCATACTGCACTTGGAGAGTAATCTAGAACTTCTAGCTATGATTGGATCCTCTGCACCTTTTGTAGGCCTCCTTGGCTCAATATGGAAGATAGTGGAAGTGCTGGGAATTGGCCCAATAGCCAAGGCTACGAATGCTGCTGCGCTGTTGCCGGGAATTTCTGAGGCTCTTTACACGACAGTTCTTGCGCTAATGGTGGCAATCCCGGCAAAAATATTCCATAGCATTTTTGCGGCAAGAGTGTCAAAAATGTCCAGCAAGCTTGGACATTTGGTATACGAACTTGGAACTTTTGTAGCCAATGAATAG